The genomic region GAATTTTTTGATATGCTTTTATGTTTTAACTTTGTATCCTATTAACAAATTTTATGCCCAATAAACCGCAAATGGCTGAAGATATCTATATTCTAGGAATAGAATCCTCTTGTGACGACACTGCTGCTGCTGTACTTTGCAACGGCAAAATACAATCTAATATTGTAGCTACCCAACAAGTACACCAACAATATGGCGGTGTAGTTCCCGAGCTTGCCTCCAGAGCGCATCAACAAAACATTGTTCCTGTAATTCATCAGGCCATTGCGAAAGCAAATATCGGTAAAAAAGATATATCTGCAATCGCTTTTACCAGAGGACCCGGACTAATGGGTTCTTTACTGGTAGGAACATCATTTGCAAAAAGTCTGGCAATGGGTTTAGGAGTGCCCCTTATTGAGGTTAATCACATGCAGGCGCATATCTTAGCTCATTTTATAGAAGAAGAAGGATTTAAAAAACCGGCATTTCCATTCTTAGCTATGACGATTAGTGGTGGTCATACCCAGATTGTTAAGGTAAATGATTATTTTTCGATGGAAGTTATTGGTGAAACTACAGATGATGCTGTGGGCGAAGCCTTTGATAAAAGTGCAAAAATTTTGGGACTCCCTTACCCCGGCGGGCCGTTAGTGGATAAATATGCTAACGAAGGAGATCCTAAAGCTTTTAAATTTCCAAAACCAAAAGTTAGCGGACTAAATTTTAGCTTTAGCGGATTTAAAACAGCGGTGCTTTATTTTATCGAAAAGCAAACTCGGGAAGATCCTGATTTTATTGAAAAAAACCTTAAAGATATTTGTGCGTCTATTCAATATACTATCGTTGAAATACTAATGGACAAGCTTAAAAAAGCGGTGAAAGAAACCGGAATCAGCCGGGTAGCCATTGGTGGTGGAGTTTCAGCGAATAGCGGAATTAGAAAC from Zunongwangia profunda SM-A87 harbors:
- the tsaD gene encoding tRNA (adenosine(37)-N6)-threonylcarbamoyltransferase complex transferase subunit TsaD; the protein is MAEDIYILGIESSCDDTAAAVLCNGKIQSNIVATQQVHQQYGGVVPELASRAHQQNIVPVIHQAIAKANIGKKDISAIAFTRGPGLMGSLLVGTSFAKSLAMGLGVPLIEVNHMQAHILAHFIEEEGFKKPAFPFLAMTISGGHTQIVKVNDYFSMEVIGETTDDAVGEAFDKSAKILGLPYPGGPLVDKYANEGDPKAFKFPKPKVSGLNFSFSGFKTAVLYFIEKQTREDPDFIEKNLKDICASIQYTIVEILMDKLKKAVKETGISRVAIGGGVSANSGIRNALYDAEKRYKWQCFIPKFEYTTDNAAMIAIAGHYKYLKKEFSDFSTTAQARYKI